One Bacillus sp. 1780r2a1 DNA segment encodes these proteins:
- the yeiL gene encoding transcriptional regulator YeiL produces the protein MEIYKGEKKQLYLESYSIANQFSFPIEEFLEVREYKRDEWIIREGKRPDFLFYVTEGKAKIYVTHQNGKVSLINFISAHDFIGEMELLNDVYYTKGIQASTKTVCFALPFSQCRTRLLEDAKFLRELTKFLSAKATLMAAKYSQSLAFPLENRLADFILQTADKGFYREKHVIVCDYLGVSYRHLLHVLTQFCEKGYLQKEGRTYQIKEQRALYELAEAIKNKSV, from the coding sequence ATGGAAATTTACAAAGGCGAAAAAAAACAGTTGTATCTAGAAAGCTATTCAATTGCTAATCAGTTTTCTTTTCCAATTGAAGAATTTCTTGAAGTGCGAGAGTATAAGCGAGATGAATGGATTATCCGCGAAGGGAAAAGACCAGATTTTTTGTTTTATGTGACAGAAGGCAAAGCGAAAATCTATGTAACGCATCAAAATGGAAAAGTATCGCTTATTAATTTTATTAGCGCGCATGATTTTATTGGTGAAATGGAATTGTTAAACGATGTGTACTATACAAAAGGTATTCAAGCTTCTACTAAAACAGTTTGCTTTGCCTTGCCGTTTTCGCAATGTCGCACGAGGTTGCTTGAAGACGCTAAGTTTCTTCGGGAATTAACAAAGTTCTTGAGTGCAAAAGCAACGTTGATGGCAGCTAAGTACTCACAAAGCCTAGCTTTTCCTCTAGAAAATAGGCTTGCAGACTTTATTTTACAAACGGCTGATAAAGGATTTTACCGAGAAAAGCACGTCATTGTTTGTGACTACCTCGGCGTTTCTTATCGTCATTTATTGCATGTGTTGACACAGTTCTGTGAGAAAGGATATTTGCAAAAAGAAGGTAGAACCTATCAAATTAAAGAACAGCGTGCTTTATATGAACTTGCCGAAGCAATTAAGAATAAAAGCGTGTAA
- a CDS encoding MetQ/NlpA family ABC transporter substrate-binding protein, with product MKKLFFFMLVLVVALSGCGQPNEAKENKNKQGQDGEEVTLKVASLIPPMTEILDLVKPKLKEEGINLQVEVLSDNVQPNSVLAAGEVDANFFQHVPYMKEFNRNNNAELVAVEPIYFANYGVYSKNYKSVEELPDGATVAIANDVSNIDRSLSLLAQHEVIKLGEKKDTYYTKADIKENPKNLQFKEVDLLMLSRMYDDADAVVMTPAYAAPLGLTPKSDALLTEGVDNDFAITLVARKDNADSDAIKKLAEAMTSPEVRKFLEEKYDETAIPAFK from the coding sequence ATGAAAAAACTATTCTTTTTTATGTTGGTGCTTGTTGTAGCATTAAGTGGTTGTGGCCAACCAAACGAAGCAAAGGAAAATAAAAATAAGCAAGGACAAGATGGAGAAGAAGTGACGTTAAAAGTAGCTTCTTTAATACCACCAATGACAGAGATTTTAGACCTTGTAAAGCCAAAGCTAAAGGAAGAAGGAATTAACTTACAAGTAGAAGTCTTAAGTGACAACGTACAGCCAAATAGCGTGCTTGCAGCTGGAGAAGTAGATGCAAACTTCTTTCAACATGTGCCGTATATGAAAGAATTTAATCGTAATAACAACGCAGAATTAGTAGCTGTTGAGCCAATTTATTTTGCAAACTATGGTGTATATTCGAAGAACTACAAGTCAGTGGAAGAATTACCTGATGGTGCGACTGTGGCCATTGCTAATGATGTTTCTAACATTGATCGTTCGCTTTCTTTGCTTGCACAGCATGAGGTTATCAAGTTAGGTGAGAAGAAAGATACGTATTATACGAAGGCCGACATTAAAGAGAATCCAAAAAACCTTCAGTTTAAAGAAGTTGATTTATTAATGCTATCGAGAATGTATGATGATGCAGATGCGGTAGTCATGACGCCAGCTTATGCTGCACCTCTTGGCTTAACCCCAAAAAGTGATGCACTTCTTACTGAAGGAGTAGACAATGATTTTGCGATTACCTTAGTGGCGCGCAAAGATAACGCTGATTCAGATGCAATTAAGAAGCTAGCTGAAGCAATGACAAGCCCAGAAGTTCGTAAATTCTTAGAAGAAAAGTACGACGAAACAGCGATTCCAGCCTTTAAATAA
- a CDS encoding 2-hydroxycarboxylate transporter family protein, which yields MEKPLRKSDVLDQKPKVYDLSQNNMQPTIMGMPILWFALFLAITVVTVYTGNLPAGMIGSLLVMVVFGEALGWIGDRLPIIKSYLGGGAIVAIFGSAYMVYSGLLPETVTTNVTEFMTTAGFLDFYIAALITGSILGMDSKVLIKIGVRYFVPIFGAVIGAMVIAGLVGALIGFSIRDAILVITLPILGGGMGAGAIPMAQVYSESLGNSPSYYISILVPALALGNVFAIIFASLLNSLGNKIPSLSGNGQLIPGLKIEEKKSKFDISKMGIGLLAALLFFACGHLLGAIIPLHPYALMIILVAVAKIANLIPENVVEGASQWYQFVAKTWTLALLFGIGVAYTDLNAVLEALSLQYILLVAGVVLGAVIGAALLGRLVGFYPIESAICAGLCMANMGGTGDVAVLSASKRMQLMPFAQIASRLGGALILLLTGLIIPLFM from the coding sequence ATGGAAAAGCCATTGAGAAAATCAGATGTCTTAGATCAAAAGCCAAAGGTATATGACCTTTCGCAAAACAATATGCAGCCAACAATTATGGGAATGCCCATCTTATGGTTTGCTTTGTTTTTAGCTATCACAGTTGTAACGGTTTATACAGGTAATCTACCTGCTGGAATGATTGGAAGTTTACTTGTCATGGTTGTATTTGGTGAAGCTTTAGGTTGGATTGGAGATCGTTTGCCAATCATTAAATCATACTTAGGTGGAGGCGCTATTGTTGCTATCTTCGGTTCCGCTTATATGGTATACAGTGGGCTTTTACCTGAAACCGTAACGACAAATGTAACGGAGTTTATGACCACTGCTGGATTTTTAGACTTTTATATTGCTGCTTTAATTACGGGTAGTATTTTAGGAATGGATTCAAAAGTACTCATTAAGATTGGTGTTCGCTATTTTGTTCCAATCTTTGGTGCAGTGATTGGAGCTATGGTTATTGCAGGTTTGGTAGGAGCACTCATTGGTTTTTCAATTCGAGACGCTATCTTAGTTATTACTCTTCCAATCCTAGGTGGAGGAATGGGAGCTGGAGCAATTCCGATGGCTCAGGTTTATTCTGAATCACTTGGAAATTCACCAAGTTATTATATTTCAATTCTTGTTCCTGCATTAGCATTAGGTAATGTATTTGCCATTATCTTTGCAAGTTTACTAAACAGTTTAGGTAATAAAATTCCTTCATTATCAGGAAACGGCCAGCTTATCCCGGGCTTAAAAATAGAAGAAAAGAAATCAAAGTTTGATATCTCGAAAATGGGAATTGGGTTACTAGCTGCTCTATTATTCTTTGCGTGTGGCCATTTATTAGGCGCAATTATTCCGCTTCATCCATATGCTTTGATGATTATTCTTGTTGCAGTTGCTAAAATTGCAAACTTAATACCTGAAAATGTTGTAGAAGGTGCGAGCCAATGGTATCAATTCGTTGCTAAAACATGGACACTCGCTTTACTGTTTGGAATTGGTGTAGCGTATACGGATTTAAATGCCGTGTTAGAAGCACTAAGCCTGCAGTATATCTTACTAGTAGCAGGCGTTGTATTAGGTGCCGTAATTGGAGCAGCACTGCTTGGACGATTAGTTGGATTTTACCCAATTGAATCAGCGATATGTGCAGGTTTATGTATGGCTAATATGGGGGGAACTGGTGACGTAGCCGTTCTTTCAGCCTCTAAGCGTATGCAGCTCATGCCATTTGCACAAATCGCTTCTAGATTAGGTGGTGCTCTAATCTTATTGTTAACAGGTTTAATTATTCCACTCTTTATGTAA
- a CDS encoding trypsin-like peptidase domain-containing protein: MEHYDENREPSPSRQKPRRRGGWFLSSLIGAIIGGIVVVIALPFLSESNLLPNPPAEESQGSIQNGEDIVQKTVSVDVNTDTTKAVNQVNEAVVGVVNIQQGESFWNESGTDAGTGSGVIYKKRGNKAFIITNHHVIQGAKQIEVSLYDGSRVPARTLGSDELMDLAVIEIDAEHVTKIANYGDSDKLKVGEPVIAIGNPLGLQFSGSVTQGVVSGVNRVIPQDLNGDGSPDWQAEVIQTDAAINPGNSGGALINIDGRLIGINSMKISQQEVEGIGLAIPINMARPVVDDLEKYGEVRRPYLGVGTLSLSEISGYHLKETLKLPQDVVNGVAVLNVANGSPAAKAGLKEYDVIVALDGEDIKDLVGLRKHLYIDKEIGDSMEVTFYRQGKKQTVTVKLSRESL, encoded by the coding sequence ATGGAACATTATGATGAGAATCGTGAACCGTCTCCTTCACGTCAAAAGCCAAGAAGACGTGGAGGCTGGTTTCTGTCGTCATTAATAGGAGCAATCATTGGAGGAATAGTGGTTGTCATTGCACTTCCATTTTTATCGGAATCAAATTTACTTCCAAACCCTCCAGCAGAAGAAAGTCAAGGCTCCATTCAAAATGGTGAAGATATTGTTCAGAAAACGGTATCTGTTGATGTAAACACAGATACTACAAAAGCTGTGAACCAAGTTAATGAAGCAGTGGTTGGAGTAGTAAATATTCAGCAAGGCGAAAGTTTTTGGAATGAAAGTGGGACAGACGCTGGCACGGGTTCGGGTGTCATCTATAAAAAACGGGGAAACAAAGCCTTTATCATTACAAATCATCATGTGATTCAAGGTGCCAAGCAAATTGAAGTCAGCTTGTATGACGGATCTAGAGTACCTGCACGCACATTGGGAAGCGATGAGTTAATGGATTTAGCCGTTATTGAGATTGATGCTGAACACGTAACCAAAATTGCTAACTATGGGGATTCAGATAAGCTGAAAGTTGGGGAGCCGGTTATTGCTATTGGAAACCCTCTTGGACTGCAGTTCTCTGGTTCTGTAACACAAGGTGTAGTCTCTGGTGTCAATCGTGTCATTCCACAGGACTTAAATGGTGATGGAAGCCCTGATTGGCAAGCAGAAGTTATTCAAACGGATGCAGCGATTAACCCTGGTAACAGTGGCGGTGCTTTAATTAACATTGACGGCAGGTTAATTGGAATTAACTCCATGAAAATTTCTCAGCAAGAAGTTGAAGGAATTGGCTTAGCTATTCCAATCAATATGGCCAGACCTGTTGTAGATGATTTAGAAAAGTATGGAGAAGTAAGAAGACCTTATTTAGGTGTTGGAACATTATCGTTAAGCGAAATATCAGGTTATCATCTAAAAGAAACGTTAAAGCTTCCGCAAGACGTTGTAAATGGTGTTGCCGTATTAAATGTTGCAAATGGCTCACCAGCTGCTAAAGCAGGCTTAAAAGAATATGACGTTATTGTTGCCTTAGATGGAGAAGATATTAAAGACTTAGTAGGATTACGTAAGCATTTATATATCGACAAAGAAATAGGTGATAGTATGGAAGTGACGTTTTATCGACAAGGCAAAAAACAAACGGTCACGGTGAAGCTATCACGCGAGTCATTATAA
- a CDS encoding CxxH/CxxC protein, with protein sequence MKIYCCLEHTELALDVAVDEIELAPVFKEITEDERNHVCEYCENPALYTVEN encoded by the coding sequence TTGAAAATTTATTGTTGCTTAGAACATACAGAATTAGCGTTAGATGTAGCCGTAGATGAGATTGAGTTAGCCCCAGTTTTTAAAGAAATAACTGAAGATGAGCGCAATCATGTATGTGAATACTGCGAAAACCCAGCGTTATACACAGTGGAAAACTAA
- a CDS encoding sensor histidine kinase → MKARWPLERKFMFLISILVTMIMLMVTIVYVYFERKQTRELMGEKALTTAIAVSEMPLVKEVILQNENAIIIQPLIERIRKQSGAEFIVVGDADEVRYTHPHKEKVGQKMIGGDNERALIEGENYISFAKGSLGMSVRGKSPIYDENNRIIGVVSVGFMLSYVDSLFGQGLAAFSIWLAFIFISGVVGSFMLARSIRRDTFGLEPYQIARLYKEREAILEALNEGLIATDQKGNVTLINHSGKKILGIRENIIGQPIRKALRNSEISNVLANQLAVGHYETIYHKKPLLVHYKMIGDKDSYAGKVASFQEKSDVQELLNTLSEVQQYSQDLRAQTHEYTNKLYAISGWLQLGHGEKAKRFIHEEIGQQKIYERVLFERVNDSTIQAVLIGKLSKASEKKIDFVIDEDSMVHKTWPTKMTAPLVTILGNIIDNAFDAVAEQTEPLVDLFLTDVDGELIIELGDNGSGIKNKDLNLVFNEGYTTKAGGHRGFGLALVKAALDELNGTIYLSKNQPHGTVVHIHIPKTGAT, encoded by the coding sequence GTGAAGGCTCGTTGGCCGTTAGAGCGTAAATTTATGTTTTTGATTTCTATTTTGGTTACGATGATCATGTTAATGGTAACCATTGTATATGTTTATTTTGAACGAAAACAGACGCGTGAATTAATGGGAGAAAAAGCATTAACAACGGCAATTGCTGTTTCAGAAATGCCACTTGTAAAGGAAGTTATTCTACAAAATGAAAACGCTATAATTATTCAGCCGCTTATTGAGCGAATTAGAAAACAATCAGGTGCAGAATTTATTGTAGTTGGTGATGCAGATGAAGTTCGTTATACTCATCCTCATAAAGAGAAGGTTGGTCAAAAGATGATTGGTGGAGACAATGAACGAGCTCTTATTGAAGGAGAAAACTATATTTCATTTGCAAAAGGCTCTCTTGGGATGTCAGTGAGGGGAAAATCACCTATCTATGATGAAAATAATAGGATTATTGGCGTTGTATCTGTCGGCTTTATGCTATCTTATGTAGACTCTTTATTTGGACAAGGGCTTGCAGCTTTTTCAATTTGGCTTGCTTTTATTTTTATTAGTGGTGTTGTAGGTAGTTTTATGCTTGCGAGAAGTATTCGCAGAGATACATTTGGTTTAGAGCCTTATCAAATTGCTAGATTGTATAAAGAGAGGGAGGCTATTCTAGAAGCACTGAATGAAGGGTTAATTGCAACAGACCAAAAAGGGAACGTAACGCTCATTAACCATTCAGGTAAAAAAATTCTTGGAATTAGAGAGAATATTATCGGCCAACCAATTCGAAAAGCTTTAAGGAACTCAGAAATTTCAAACGTGCTTGCGAATCAGCTAGCCGTTGGTCACTACGAAACAATCTACCATAAAAAGCCGCTGCTCGTGCACTATAAAATGATTGGTGACAAAGATAGTTACGCGGGCAAAGTAGCAAGTTTCCAAGAAAAATCTGACGTTCAAGAGCTGCTCAACACTTTATCAGAGGTTCAACAGTATTCTCAAGATTTGCGTGCGCAAACTCATGAATATACGAATAAGCTCTATGCTATTTCTGGCTGGTTACAGCTGGGACACGGTGAAAAAGCTAAACGATTCATTCACGAAGAAATTGGTCAGCAAAAAATATATGAACGTGTACTATTTGAACGAGTAAATGATTCAACTATACAAGCGGTTTTGATTGGCAAGCTTTCAAAAGCCTCTGAAAAGAAAATTGATTTTGTTATTGATGAAGATAGCATGGTTCACAAGACTTGGCCGACCAAAATGACGGCACCTTTAGTCACTATATTAGGAAATATTATTGATAATGCGTTTGACGCTGTAGCAGAACAAACAGAACCGCTCGTCGATTTGTTTCTAACAGATGTAGATGGTGAACTAATTATTGAGTTAGGAGACAACGGTAGCGGTATTAAAAATAAAGATTTAAACCTTGTTTTTAATGAAGGTTATACTACAAAAGCAGGGGGACATAGGGGTTTTGGGTTAGCTCTTGTGAAAGCTGCTTTAGATGAACTAAATGGAACGATCTATCTATCAAAAAACCAGCCACACGGGACTGTTGTTCACATACATATACCAAAAACAGGAGCGACATGA
- the rlmH gene encoding 23S rRNA (pseudouridine(1915)-N(3))-methyltransferase RlmH: MNISIVSIGKLKEKYLKQGINEYLKRLAPYAKIEIIELPDEKAPENLSESEMVQVKQKEGERILSKIGQDVHVIALAINGKQRSSEELAKDLDSLATYGKSKVAFVIGGSLGLSDEVMKRANATLSFSKMTFPHQLMRLVLVEQIYRAFRINRGEPYHK, encoded by the coding sequence TTGAATATTTCAATTGTATCGATCGGAAAATTAAAAGAGAAATACTTGAAGCAAGGCATTAACGAATACTTAAAACGATTAGCGCCTTATGCCAAGATAGAGATTATCGAACTTCCCGATGAAAAAGCACCTGAGAATCTGAGTGAGTCGGAAATGGTTCAGGTCAAGCAAAAAGAAGGAGAGCGCATACTAAGTAAAATTGGGCAAGATGTACATGTTATTGCTTTAGCGATTAATGGCAAACAGCGTTCATCTGAAGAGTTGGCCAAAGATTTAGACTCGCTTGCTACATATGGAAAAAGCAAGGTAGCTTTTGTCATCGGAGGATCACTGGGGCTCAGCGATGAAGTGATGAAAAGAGCAAACGCTACGCTCTCTTTTTCAAAGATGACGTTCCCACATCAGCTTATGCGCTTGGTGTTGGTTGAACAGATTTATCGTGCGTTTCGGATTAATCGTGGTGAACCGTATCATAAGTAA
- a CDS encoding MFS transporter, which produces MNTQRWMSTHFFSFFLTWGIFLPYWSGWMIQTKGISVSEASFIMSIGLVARGLSTLFAFPYLLERISNKALLNIAGIGTLIGILCYIPANSFTSLLVVTVFLHIFYPTLMPALDSVAGVLVQSKQLKHYGKSRQWGSIGFVSVGILLTVFTGIFGDKVIFWALLLGISCFVALSFTSAPDILSQKPQVNPSKKVNILDLFRTKHFLIVLVIVVLLQAAHATYYNYGYIFLKEIDAPIYLIGVIINIAVIAEIIFFSIADKRFSRFSPGTLLALAAAGSSLRWVLVFIFPNIIVFCMAQTLHAFSFAMGHYAFMKYLTANIPHTHIPKAQGMYSAFALSWSTAVFTVFGGFLYEIEPRYAFIGMLACSLPAMLIALMYRKLEVEKKVLLSA; this is translated from the coding sequence ATGAATACACAACGTTGGATGAGCACACATTTTTTTAGTTTTTTTCTGACATGGGGAATTTTTCTACCTTACTGGTCAGGCTGGATGATTCAAACAAAAGGAATTAGCGTTTCAGAAGCTAGTTTTATTATGAGTATTGGATTAGTGGCGCGAGGTCTTTCTACACTATTTGCTTTTCCTTATTTATTAGAACGAATCAGTAATAAAGCACTTTTAAATATCGCGGGAATTGGCACATTGATTGGAATTCTTTGTTACATTCCAGCTAATTCGTTTACAAGCTTACTAGTGGTAACCGTCTTTTTGCATATTTTTTATCCAACCTTAATGCCAGCTTTAGATAGCGTCGCGGGTGTTCTTGTACAAAGCAAGCAGCTGAAACACTACGGAAAAAGCCGCCAATGGGGATCTATTGGGTTTGTCTCTGTAGGTATCCTGTTAACCGTGTTTACAGGAATATTTGGGGATAAAGTTATTTTTTGGGCGCTACTGCTTGGGATTAGCTGCTTTGTGGCTCTCAGCTTCACAAGTGCTCCGGATATTTTATCGCAGAAACCTCAAGTAAATCCAAGTAAAAAGGTAAATATCTTAGATTTATTTCGCACTAAACATTTCTTAATTGTACTTGTTATCGTAGTGCTTCTCCAAGCTGCCCATGCTACTTATTACAACTATGGCTATATCTTTTTAAAAGAAATTGATGCGCCAATCTATCTAATCGGTGTCATTATCAATATTGCCGTTATTGCTGAGATTATTTTCTTTTCGATTGCAGATAAACGCTTTAGCCGGTTTTCACCGGGTACCCTATTAGCATTAGCTGCAGCTGGCTCTTCTCTGCGATGGGTGTTAGTATTTATTTTTCCAAACATTATTGTCTTTTGTATGGCCCAAACCCTACATGCGTTTTCATTTGCGATGGGGCACTATGCTTTCATGAAGTACCTAACAGCAAACATTCCACATACACATATTCCAAAAGCTCAAGGCATGTATTCAGCTTTCGCGCTCAGCTGGAGTACGGCTGTATTTACAGTTTTCGGTGGCTTCTTATATGAAATTGAGCCAAGGTATGCTTTCATTGGAATGCTTGCATGTAGCTTACCTGCGATGTTAATTGCACTTATGTACCGGAAACTAGAAGTGGAAAAGAAGGTTTTATTGTCTGCTTAG
- a CDS encoding ABC transporter permease, producing MLEVLAQYETEIWQSIGETFVMVGVSIVAAVFIGLPVGTFLFLCRKGQLLENQLIFSTLNLLVNTIRSFPFLLLVVFLIPFTRFVLGTAIGTAAATIPLSIIAIAHYSRLVEQSLLDVPKGVIEAAISMGASIREIMFKFVYVEARSGLILGLTTSIISFISYSTIMGVVGGGGIGDFAIRYGYQQFKTDLMMYMIIIMIVLVQFVQFIGMTVARVLDKR from the coding sequence ATGCTTGAAGTTTTGGCGCAATACGAAACTGAAATTTGGCAGTCTATTGGTGAAACCTTTGTCATGGTGGGTGTTTCAATTGTAGCTGCGGTTTTCATCGGCCTTCCCGTTGGCACTTTTTTGTTTCTTTGTCGCAAGGGGCAACTGCTTGAAAATCAGCTTATATTTTCAACCTTAAACCTCTTGGTGAATACGATTCGTTCGTTTCCATTTTTATTACTAGTCGTCTTCCTCATACCGTTTACTCGGTTTGTCCTCGGGACAGCAATTGGAACAGCAGCAGCAACAATTCCACTCTCAATTATTGCGATTGCACACTATTCACGTCTTGTGGAGCAATCGCTGTTAGATGTGCCTAAAGGCGTTATAGAAGCAGCAATTTCTATGGGGGCATCTATTCGAGAGATTATGTTTAAGTTTGTTTATGTAGAAGCACGTTCAGGCCTAATTCTTGGACTGACGACCTCAATCATTAGCTTTATTTCGTATTCCACTATTATGGGAGTTGTTGGTGGAGGAGGAATTGGTGATTTTGCCATTCGGTATGGATATCAACAATTTAAAACAGATTTAATGATGTACATGATTATTATTATGATTGTATTGGTGCAGTTTGTTCAATTTATTGGAATGACTGTAGCCAGAGTATTGGATAAAAGATAA
- a CDS encoding MBL fold metallo-hydrolase → MSLHFSVLASGSTGNAIFVSDGDQSLLVDAGLSGKKMESLFQEIDRDIHNVSGILVTHEHSDHIKGLGVLARKYKLPIYANAKTWKAMDGLIGQVSPDQQFHFEIGQNKTFGSIDVESFGVSHDAAEPMFYVFHQGDKKLTLITDTGYVSDRMKGIIKNSQAFVFESNHDVEMLRMGRYPWSVKRRILSDVGHVSNEDAALAMADVIGDQTERIYLAHLSLDNNMKEIARMSVSQVLAEKDIDVKEQIKLYDTDPNRPTPIVYV, encoded by the coding sequence ATGAGTTTGCATTTTAGCGTGCTAGCTAGCGGTAGTACTGGAAATGCGATTTTTGTAAGTGATGGAGACCAATCGCTATTAGTCGATGCAGGCTTAAGTGGTAAAAAAATGGAGTCACTTTTTCAAGAAATCGATCGAGATATTCACAACGTATCGGGGATACTGGTAACTCATGAACATAGTGATCACATTAAAGGGCTAGGCGTGTTAGCCCGTAAATATAAGCTACCTATTTATGCAAATGCAAAAACATGGAAAGCTATGGACGGGTTAATTGGCCAGGTATCACCGGATCAACAATTTCACTTTGAAATTGGTCAAAATAAAACATTTGGAAGCATTGATGTTGAATCGTTTGGTGTGTCGCATGACGCTGCTGAACCAATGTTTTATGTTTTTCATCAAGGAGATAAAAAACTGACGTTAATTACGGATACTGGCTATGTAAGTGATCGCATGAAAGGCATTATTAAAAATAGTCAGGCTTTTGTTTTTGAAAGCAATCATGATGTTGAGATGCTTCGCATGGGCAGGTATCCTTGGAGCGTTAAGCGTCGTATTTTGAGCGATGTGGGTCACGTTTCAAATGAGGATGCAGCATTGGCAATGGCTGATGTTATTGGCGATCAGACAGAGAGGATTTATCTAGCTCATTTAAGTTTAGATAACAATATGAAAGAAATTGCTCGAATGTCTGTTTCACAAGTTTTAGCTGAAAAAGATATTGATGTGAAAGAACAGATAAAACTTTATGATACAGACCCTAATAGACCAACACCGATTGTTTATGTATAG
- a CDS encoding ATP-binding cassette domain-containing protein, which yields MIKLNRVSKRFSHFEAIKEVSLEINSGEIHGIIGASGAGKSTLLRLMNLIEIPDEGEVEVNAQNLTRMSGKKLREARKSIGMIFQHFNLVSNKTVYDNVAVSLELTQTPKEEQKKRVSECLRFVGLEELKGKYPSQLSGGQKQRVAIARALANRPQVLLCDEPTSSLDPNTTADILKVLEDINKRLGVTIVIVSHEMEVIKSICNCVTVLENGSIYQTVITKPNGVQMKDNGAQYFVDQLTRGEEANNA from the coding sequence ATGATTAAATTAAATCGTGTAAGCAAAAGATTTTCACATTTTGAAGCAATTAAAGAAGTGTCTTTAGAGATAAATAGTGGTGAGATTCATGGAATTATAGGAGCGAGCGGAGCAGGAAAGTCAACGTTGCTTCGCCTTATGAACCTAATTGAAATTCCTGATGAAGGAGAAGTAGAAGTGAATGCTCAAAACTTAACAAGGATGAGTGGAAAAAAGCTTCGCGAAGCGCGAAAATCAATTGGGATGATTTTTCAGCACTTTAATCTCGTTTCAAATAAAACGGTGTACGATAACGTAGCTGTTTCACTAGAGTTAACACAAACGCCAAAGGAAGAGCAGAAAAAGCGCGTATCTGAATGTTTACGCTTTGTTGGATTAGAAGAGCTTAAAGGTAAATATCCGTCTCAGCTAAGCGGTGGGCAGAAACAACGTGTGGCCATTGCACGTGCCCTAGCAAATAGGCCGCAAGTTTTACTGTGTGATGAGCCAACCTCCTCTCTAGACCCTAATACCACAGCTGACATACTAAAAGTCTTAGAAGATATTAATAAGCGCTTAGGTGTGACGATTGTCATTGTTAGTCATGAGATGGAAGTCATTAAAAGCATATGCAATTGTGTGACCGTTCTCGAAAATGGATCTATTTATCAAACGGTCATTACAAAGCCAAACGGTGTTCAAATGAAGGACAATGGGGCACAATACTTTGTAGATCAATTAACACGGGGAGAGGAAGCGAACAATGCTTGA
- the yycI gene encoding two-component system regulatory protein YycI: protein MDWNKTKSIFIVTFLVLDLFLIYQFMKKHDQDQYSLFVESSIEDQLAAEGITYTELPKIEKNASSLNANSKGFSESDLKKLKKQKAKLIDEKTIESTLDKPIPVPTKNKTSKLNQFLQDYVLSGNAYTLWKINEDKNTITFYQQYKNKVIYDNENGIVIAHLNDKNEITSYEQTLMENIEPLDDEQEVLAPIKVLENLYLKEELTEKSTVTEVELGYYTFDLPLPSSQVLAPTWHVVVDEDVDYFVNAFEGQIIQKSSK, encoded by the coding sequence GTGGATTGGAATAAAACGAAATCGATTTTCATTGTAACGTTCCTAGTCTTAGATTTATTTTTAATTTATCAATTCATGAAAAAGCATGATCAAGATCAGTATTCATTATTTGTTGAATCAAGTATTGAAGATCAGCTAGCTGCAGAAGGAATTACTTACACGGAGCTTCCTAAGATTGAAAAAAATGCATCTTCACTAAACGCAAATAGTAAAGGGTTTAGTGAAAGCGATTTGAAAAAGCTTAAAAAGCAAAAAGCAAAATTAATTGATGAAAAAACAATTGAAAGTACGTTAGATAAACCAATTCCTGTTCCTACAAAGAATAAAACATCAAAGCTAAACCAGTTCTTACAAGACTATGTTCTTTCCGGGAATGCATATACACTTTGGAAAATCAATGAAGATAAAAATACAATTACATTTTATCAACAGTATAAAAATAAAGTTATTTACGATAATGAAAATGGCATTGTCATTGCGCATTTAAATGACAAAAATGAAATTACTTCTTATGAGCAGACCCTTATGGAAAATATCGAGCCTTTAGACGATGAACAAGAAGTTCTTGCGCCAATTAAAGTGCTTGAAAATCTGTATTTAAAAGAAGAGTTAACCGAAAAAAGCACGGTAACAGAAGTAGAGTTAGGTTATTATACTTTTGATTTACCTTTGCCAAGCTCACAGGTCCTTGCACCTACTTGGCACGTTGTCGTAGACGAAGATGTTGACTATTTTGTAAATGCTTTTGAAGGGCAAATCATTCAAAAGAGTTCAAAATAG